Proteins encoded by one window of Torulaspora delbrueckii CBS 1146 chromosome 2, complete genome:
- the ERO1 gene encoding ER oxidoreductin (similar to Saccharomyces cerevisiae ERO1 (YML130C); ancestral locus Anc_8.877), with translation MKLGSIVGVLAAVRLCLANNDNTSCSSEIDSKSVFQPPAGGNGSFCTIDKDELVSATCDVTFKEINDINERLRSDLVSLVRTDFFKYFKLDLYKQCTFWNDNNGFCVNRACAVDVVEDWDSLPEYWQPEVLGGLDSVNGTSGGDDECKFLQDLCGGADGKAKQPVRDIDYCDIGDFSNSQAVLVDLSANPERFTGYGGQESALIWSSIYRENCFSPGETGLSLAKSAFYRLVSGFHASIATHLSNDHLNTETGKWEPNLDLFMARVGNFPDRVANLYFNYAVVSKALWKIKPYLSHLSFCTSFDQDVKSKLLNILSQLDSNIFNEELIFEDELSSKVKDDFRARFKNVTKIMDCVHCDRCRLWGKVQTTGYATSLKILFELDEGDEGSKQHVVDTLTKYELIALLNTFDRLSKSIESVNNFERLYEIRLAGGKLASFFQNNNFFKLLNRARKSIKESVNSINNSINSSLAKEENPLFADLKMPEKRLINSTIENKWVKAWHTETHNVLEAFKFIYRSYLDLPRNIWHFFLSTSNRLWNKFIGVQYVSEDEDTTEYKLDII, from the coding sequence atgaagttgGGCAGTATTGTGGGGGTTCTAGCTGCTGTACGGTTGTGTCTGGCCAATAATGATAATACCAGTTGCAGCTCAGAGATTGATTCCAAGTCTGTATTCCAGCCTCCTGCCGGAGGAAATGGCAGTTTTTGTACGATTGATAAAGATGAATTAGTGAGTGCTACTTGTGATGTTACTTTCAAGGAGATCAATGACATCAATGAACGTCTGCGGAGCGATCTCGTGTCGCTGGTGCGGACggatttcttcaagtacTTCAAGTTAGATTTGTACAAACAGTGCACTTTCTGGAACGACAACAACGGGTTTTGTGTGAACCGTGCATGTGCTGTCGATGTGGTTGAAGATTGGGACAGTTTGCCTGAATATTGGCAACCTGAGGTGCTTGGTGGGCTCGATAGTGTCAATGGAACTAGTGGTGGAGATGATGAATGTAAGTTCTTACAGGATCTATGTGGTGGAGCAGACGGTAAAGCCAAGCAGCCGGTGCGTGATATTGATTACTGTGATATTGGTGATTTTAGTAACTCGCAGGCGGTTTTGGTGGATTTGTCAGCAAACCCTGAGAGATTTACTGGTTACGGCGGACAAGAGTCAGCTCTGATATGGTCTAGCATATATCGTGAGAACTGTTTCTCGCCCGGTGAGACTGGGTTGTCGCTAGCAAAGAGTGCTTTTTACAGACTGGTCTCTGGATTTCATGCATCTATCGCTACACACTTGTCGAATGACCATCTAAACACTGAGACAGGAAAATGGGAACCTAATTTGGACCTGTTTATGGCCAGAGTCGGTAATTTCCCGGACCGTGTGGCTAACCTCTACTTCAACTACGCCGTAGTATCAAAGGCACTGTGGAAGATTAAACCCTACTTGTCACATTTGAGCTTCTGTACTTCTTTCGACCAGGACGTTAAGTCGAAGCTCTTGAACATCTTATCCCAATTGGACAGcaacattttcaatgaagagcttatcttcgaagatgaaCTAAGTTCTAAAGTGAAGGACGATTTCAGAGcaagattcaagaatgTCACTAAAATTATGGACTGTGTCCATTGTGATAGATGTAGACTATGGGGTAAAGTCCAAACTACTGGTTACGCCACCAGTTTGAAGATCCTATTTGAACTCGACGAAGGTGATGAAGGTTCTAAGCAACACGTTGTCGACACATTGACCAAATATGAACTGATTGCCTTGCTCAACACGTTTGACAGGTTATCGAAGTCTATTGAATCGGTGAacaactttgaaagacttTATGAAATTCGTTTGGCCGGTGGTAAACTGGCATCGTTTTTCCAAAATAACAATTTCTTTAAATTGTTAAACAGAGCTCGTAAAAGCATCAAAGAATCCGTTAATTCGATCAATAATAGCATAAACTCCAGCTTGGCGAAGGAGGAAAATCCACTATTTGCTGATTTGAAAATGCCTGAGAAGCGTCTCATTAACAGCACTATCGAAAACAAATGGGTAAAGGCTTGGCACACCGAGACGCATAACGTTCTTGAAGCATTCAAGTTCATCTACCGTAGCTATCTCGACTTACCAAGGAATATCTGGCACTTTTTCTTATCAACCTCTAACAGGTTATGGAATAAATTCATTGGTGTTCAGTACGTAAGCGAAGACGAAGACACGACTGAATACAAACTTGATATCATATAG
- the TDEL0B00490 gene encoding uncharacterized protein — MRRNQDRNGDATSAAMLRRYSKLRSACNALQEAVKVINENALNAEEISQLSKSDIELERAIADSPAILVSKYINEVHYGISNVFQHYKFEEGAPNVDRVVKYPVVSNAYLENLAFLHRSCSSMNVHVTEVDRAVATNERLEFLGDSWLGAFVSYTLYKKYPYANEGSLSKMRSAIVNNVNLAKWCKQVGFDERLRGNIPKMVNKLKDMTSKYHADCFEAYVGALVVDKYSIEFGEIVDWIEDLSEEVFREMGTKMIKEPMNKNAKHELATLLTCNKVGAKLEYQRLNSTSPFKVEVKLGDISLATGEGSSIKEAEQRAAMKALLDTSKIKTYSFYELDDLQIEDAQVEKADLLLANSERSTSSLEIDNSDKVEIELISEELPQKLPAEVSFADVAKKDGNETRANGGFPQGQVADIVEQILGKLKDTVVTSVTAVMNENGLIDQQVSNQVQEPAIAPSQAVSQQYIPRWQASTQNAPVRVTNLPANTWSQATPVSVAPQNAQARDVFRQYSSSQKNSTQNFTAESVPVKKVLAAQPQADIAASAPPPAQSALTQPNTSSQTAARQYPVALSDSPVAYNKPAEGVSAQAAGHSDQLHVDASSKQELYAYLGQRGFRPYYETKSEGLQSFSSDCMIQGFNIILGSGRASSKKQAEQIAAYFGFRSESLKEFLENPAYLSALCSSIGLKGSVCPKRQC, encoded by the coding sequence ATGCGTCGCAATCAAGATAGGAATGGTGATGCTACAAGCGCTGCCATGTTGAGGAGGTACAGTAAGCTCCGATCGGCCTGCAATGCATTACAAGAAGCTGTAAAAGTGATCAATGAGAATGCATTGaatgctgaagaaatttcgcagctttcaaagagtgATATTGAGCTGGAAAGGGCGATCGCTGACAGTCCCGCTATACTAGTCTCGAAATATATCAATGAAGTTCACTATGGTATTTCAAATGTCTTTCAACATTATAAATTCGAGGAGGGAGCCCCGAATGTGGATCGAGTGGTCAAATATCCAGTGGTATCCAACGCCTACTTGGAAAATTTAGCTTTCCTGCACCGAAGTTGCAGTAGTATGAATGTTCATGTTACTGAGGTTGATAGAGCTGTTGCAACTAATGAAAGGCTAGAATTTTTGGGCGACAGCTGGCTGGGCGCATTTGTCTCTTATACCctttacaagaaatacCCTTATGCAAATGAGGGTTCACTGTCGAAGATGCGTTCAGCCATTGTGAACAATGTTAACCTAGCCAAATGGTGCAAGCAAGTTGGTTTTGATGAGAGACTTCGGGGCAATATTCCTAAAATGGTCAACAAGCTTAAGGACATGACGTCCAAATATCATGCCGACTGTTTCGAAGCTTACGTGGGTGCCCTAGTTGTCGATAAGTACTCAATCGAATTTGGCGAAATTGTGGATTGGATTGAGGACCTTTCTGAAGAAGTCTTCAGGGAAATGGGAACtaaaatgatcaaagaaCCAATGAACAAAAATGCCAAGCATGAACTTGCAACCCTTTTGACCTGTAACAAAGTGGGAGCCAAATTGGAGTACCAAAGGTTGAACTCAACTTCTCCTTTCAAGGTCGAAGTCAAACTTGGAGATATCTCTCTAGCAACGGGTGAAGGTTCGAGCATCAAAGAGGCCGAGCAGCGCGCAGCCATGAAAGCATTACTAGatacttcaaagattaaGACATATTCCTTTTACGAATTAGATGATCTTCAGATTGAGGACGCACAAGTTGAGAAAGCCGATCTTCTTTTAGCCAACAGCGAGCGAAGCACCTCAAGTTTAGAAATCGATAACTCTGACAAGGTCGAAATCGAACTAATTTCAGAGGAGCTCCCACAAAAACTGCCAGCAGAAGTTTCATTTGCCGATGTCgccaagaaagatggaAACGAGACTAGAGCCAACGGTGGTTTTCCTCAGGGTCAAGTCGCTGATATTGTTGAGCAAATTTTGGGTAAGTTGAAGGATACAGTGGTTACCTCTGTTACTGCTGTTATGAACGAGAATGGTCTCATTGATCAACAGGTATCCAATCAGGTACAGGAGCCTGCAATTGCTCCGTCACAAGCAGTATCACAGCAATATATTCCCCGCTGGCAAGCATCCACTCAAAATGCTCCTGTTCGAGTCACCAACCTTCCTGCCAATACCTGGTCTCAAGCCACCCCTGTTTCTGTTGCACCACAAAATGCTCAAGCTAGAGATGTCTTCAGACAATATAGTTCTTCACAAAAGAATTCTACTCAAAATTTTACCGCAGAATCTGTTCCAGTTAAAAAAGTACTTGCAGCCCAACCTCAAGCTGACATAGCGGCTTCGGCTCCTCCTCCTGCTCAGTCTGCTTTGACACAACCGAATACTTCTTCTCAAACTGCCGCTCGCCAGTATCCCGTTGCTCTTTCCGACTCTCCTGTAGCTTATAACAAACCGGCTGAAGGTGTTTCTGCTCAAGCGGCTGGTCATTCGGATCAATTGCACGTTGACGCATCTTCTAAGCAAGAACTCTACGCTTATTTAGGTCAACGTGGATTTAGACCTTACTACGAGACAAAGAGCGAGGGCCTGCAGTCTTTTTCATCTGATTGTATGATTCAAGGATTCAATATAATCCTAGGCAGTGGCCGTGCTTCAAGTAAGAAGCAGGCTGAACAGATTGCTGCCTATTTTGGTTTTAGAAGTGAGAGTCTGAAGgagttcttggaaaacCCTGCCTACCTTTCAGCCCTATGCTCAAGCATAGGGCTGAAAGGTTCAGTCTGTCCAAAACGGCAATGTTAA
- the FET4 gene encoding Fet4p has translation MAANLPVEGVGRRTLKDGEDKTGMGKIARFFGNPGKRPTVKQQAPIVVPEDLVVSDPVIKTFQEERASLYSSSDDSNQEFGTITVGQNGSITTSQGFTGLEKGLTDRILDWLVMAAGSEYVFFLMWCILIIWIVLGCVYKGPNVWQVVMQDGQSLQTYFWDTLLVRQQLISAHEQRIICGVVRSRIASFKRFAKERRKFVGLKERDVEVVDLPVGDVEFSSKLLTENWYDRLCNYFSVIIGSLYTMIIFWIGIIIWLVCGVIPKPGDNEPPYTGETTGSNPHLVKFSSTWQLYINSATAVVLLVSSMFLQNIRARHDKHISKFIVHIFNADSEIEEKLRVENGDYESENPIVTIKSSKRTRGQKIIDLYADVVGTGAGTVIAVAAIAVWLAIGNTMHWNDNWWLIIGTYTGLIGFLDGFVIREVYYRIVNEEEKNYEDVATEDIELLETLGLECPEKFSGKPPGHKKSLDFRISVWINYVCSSQWSVLFSIAVIIGLIIAASCLHWSTTGQLLANTPTMIIEAFFMIVLIQAHNWADFQRRVELSALCGRRQILLNYLTKGSSESFGNESVSKIQ, from the coding sequence ATGGCAGCTAATCTGCCAGTTGAAGGTGTTGGACGTCGTACGTTGAAAGATGGAGAGGACAAAACAGGAATGGGAAAGATTGCCAGGTTTTTTGGAAACCCGGGCAAAAGACCCACTGTAAAGCAACAGGCCCCAATAGTGGTTCCGGAGGATCTAGTAGTCAGCGACCCAGTCATCAAAACATTTcaggaagaaagagcttCTTTGTACTCCTCAAGCGATGACAGCAATCAAGAGTTCGGCACTATCACGGTGGGCCAGAACGGGTCGATAACGACTAGTCAAGGGTTCACAGGTCTTGAAAAGGGGCTGACGGATCGTATACTGGATTGGTTGGTGATGGCCGCTGGTTCTGAGTATGTCTTCTTCCTGATGTGGTGTATCCTGATTATTTGGATCGTTCTGGGCTGCGTTTATAAAGGTCCTAATGTTTGGCAAGTTGTTATGCAGGATGGCCAATCTCTTCAGACATACTTCTGGGATACCTTGCTGGTGAGGCAACAGCTGATTAGCGCCCACGAACAGCGGATTATATGTGGTGTGGTACGATCAAGAATTGCTTCATTTAAAAGGTTTGCCAAGGAGCGCCGAAAGTTTGTTGGGTTGAAAGAGAGGGATGTAGAAGTCGTTGACTTGCCTGTTGGTGATGTCGAATTTAGCAGCAAGCTGCTGACCGAGAATTGGTATGATCGTCTTTGTAATTATTTCAGTGTCATCATCGGTTCCTTGTACACTATGATTATTTTTTGGATTGGGATAATAATTTGGCTTGTGTGTGGCGTCATACCTAAACCGGGAGATAATGAGCCGCCATATACAGGTGAAACGACCGGAAGCAACCCTCATTTAGTCAAATTCAGCAGTACATGGCAATTGTACATCAACAGTGCCACGGCAGTGGTTCTTCTCGTGAGCAGCATGTTTCTTCAGAACATTAGAGCAAGACATGACAAGCACATCTCAAAATTCATTGTCCATATTTTCAATGCTGACAGcgagattgaagagaagcTAAGAGTCGAAAATGGTGACTACGAGAGTGAAAATCCTATCGTCACTATCAAGTCATCGAAGAGAACTAGGGGACAGAAGATTATTGATCTCTATGCAGACGTTGTCGGAACAGGTGCAGGTACCGTTATTGCCGTTGCTGCCATTGCAGTTTGGCTGGCAATCGGGAACACAATGCATTGGAATGATAACTGGTGGTTGATTATCGGTACCTATACGGGTCTTATTGGGTTCTTGGATGGATTTGTCATCAGAGAAGTTTACTACCGTATtgtcaatgaagaagagaagaactaCGAAGATGTTGCCACAGAGGATATTGAACTACTCGAAACTTTGGGACTTGAATGTCCAGAGAAATTTAGTGGTAAGCCACCAGGTCACAAGAAATCTCTAGATTTCAGGATATCTGTATGGATTAACTACGTGTGTTCAAGCCAATGGAGTGTTCTCTTTTCCATTGCTGTCATCATTGGTCTGATCATTGCAGCATCCTGTCTTCACTGGAGTACTACAGGACAATTGCTGGCTAATACGCCTACAATGATTATCGAGGCATTCTTTATGATTGTTTTGATCCAAGCCCATAATTGGGCGGATTTCCAACGTAGAGTGGAACTTTCGGCCCTCTGTGGTAGAAGACAAATCCTACTGAACTACCTCACCAAAGGAAGTTCAGAGTCTTTTGGCAACGAAAGTGTTTCGAAAATCCAATAA
- the VPS9 gene encoding guanine nucleotide exchange factor VPS9 (similar to Saccharomyces cerevisiae VPS9 (YML097C); ancestral locus Anc_8.876) has translation MTESQANQQEEVLRQFDPLHQRAIPDKDAQLAPVKKDDEKAEEDDEEPFYDFQKFAKQLQSPEAEPIVKYTKSFLRNFHTQRVLWAAAEQQKLVNDFKVFIYAKFLEYEPFKSLDKRNLRNAQEGMEKLVMGKLYNRCFSPCLKRLENDLDEGHKTDLQNDRLLQEKVREFAFVEPRDLDVPSLLAERLSKFVKLSGEELDKINRFKAPRDKMICVLNSCKVIFAILRHHKLEDKGADSFIPLLIFTILKGDIRVLVSNVRYIERFRYEEFIRGEASYYLNSLEAAINYIMTLEKDALAATADETFENRYQDNQQRIQQTQEATGSEEAVTAHKSTTTQSPLPSEYILHPLDEVTHAVIHKFNELFAPAPAQPQPSQSQHDQHAISADTLDVDTLARKIEQQEHASTLDTLQSMFPEMDREVIEDVCIAKKYRVGASVDVLLSL, from the coding sequence ATGACTGAGAGCCAGGCAAACCAGCAAGAGGAGGTACTAAGGCAGTTTGACCCGCTTCACCAGCGTGCTATACCGGACAAGGATGCCCAATTGGCaccagtgaagaaagacgatgaaaaagctgaagaggatgacgaagagcCATTTTACGATTTCCAAAAGTTTGCCAAGCAGTTGCAAAGTCCTGAGGCAGAACCTATAGTCAAATATACTAAGTCATTTTTAAGGAACTTCCACACCCAGCGGGTACTTTGGGCAGCTGCAGAGCAGCAGAAATTGGTCAATGACTTTAAGGTATTTATTTATGCCAAGTTTCTAGAGTACGAGCCATTCAAATCTCTGGATAAACGAAACTTGAGGAATGCACAAGAGGGAATGGAAAAGTTAGTGATGGGCAAGTTGTACAATCGTTGTTTCTCGCCCTGCTTGAAGAGGTTAGAAAACGACCTTGACGAAGGTCATAAGACGGACCTGCAAAACGACCGACTGTTGCAGGAAAAAGTGAGAGAGTTCGCCTTTGTGGAACCTCGAGACTTGGATGTCCCAAGTCTGCTGGCCGAAAGGTTATCGAAATTTGTCAAGCTCTCCGGCGAAGAGCTCGACAAGATCAATCGATTCAAAGCTCCACGAGACAAGATGATTTGTGTGCTAAATTCGTGCAAGGTCATATTTGCAATTCTAAGACACCACAAGCTCGAGGACAAGGGCGCCGATAGTTTCATTCCGCTACTGATCTTCACAATTCTCAAAGGCGATATCCGTGTCCTTGTATCTAACGTACGATATATCGAGCGGTTCCGGTACGAAGAGTTCATCCGCGGTGAAGCTTCCTATTACCTAAACAGTCTCGAAGCAGCCATCAACTACATCATGACTCTCGAGAAGGACGCACTGGCGGCAACAGCTGACGAAACTTTCGAAAACAGGTATCAGGATAACCAACAGCGCATTCAGCAGACCCAAGAAGCCACCGGATCAGAAGAAGCCGTTACCGCCCACAAGTCTACAACTACACAAAGTCCGCTTCCAAGCGAATATATCCTACATCCGCTCGACGAAGTTACTCATGCCGTGATCCACAAGTTCAATGAGCTCTTTGCGCCAGCGCCAGCGCAACCACAGCCCTCTCAATCACAACACGATCAACACGCAATCTCGGCAGATACCCTCGATGTGGACACCCTGGCCCGCAAGATCGAGCAACAAGAGCACGCAAGCACTTTGGACACTCTACAGTCGATGTTCCCCGAAATGGACCGCGAAGTTATCGAGGACGTCTGCATAGCCAAGAAGTACCGTGTAGGAGCCTCCGTTGACGTCTTGCTGTCCCTATAA
- the TAF13 gene encoding Taf13p (similar to Saccharomyces cerevisiae TAF13 (YML098W); ancestral locus Anc_8.878) gives MSKKLKRTDLFAKDVGSLLYAYGDVAQPLPETVQCLDELVSGYLVDICSAAYRTAQGSRRSKLKLEDFKFAIRRDPIKLGRAEELIATNKLITEAKRQFNGTDNQNLKRFREGEEDDEYQDGDMDNEDDLEAGEAATTSNGKTTKQKSTKGKHSKKSKQH, from the coding sequence ATGTCAAAAAAGCTTAAGAGAACAGATCTTTTTGCTAAGGATGTAGGTTCGCTGCTTTATGCTTATGGAGACGTTGCTCAACCACTACCAGAAACTGTGCAATGTCTGGATGAGCTAGTCTCTGGATACTTGGTAGATATTTGTTCTGCTGCTTATAGAACGGCTCAAGGTTCAAGAAGGAGTAAGCTAAAGCtagaagatttcaagtttGCCATACGACGGGATCCCATCAAGTTAGGCAGAGCTGAAGAGCTTATTGCTACTAATAAGCTTATTACGGAGGCTAAGAGACAGTTCAATGGTACAGATAATCAGAACTTAAAACGATTCAGAGagggagaagaagatgacgagtATCAGGATGGTGATATGGACAATGAGGACGATTTAGAGGCTGGTGAAGCCGCTACGACGTCTAATGGTAAGACAACCAAGCAAAAGTCTACAAAAGGCAAGCACAGCAAGAAGTCAAAACAACATTAA
- the ARG81 gene encoding Arg81p (similar to Saccharomyces cerevisiae ARG81 (YML099C); ancestral locus Anc_8.879): MFDEEAPQHITERSYVQKGKRAKTFTGCWTCRSRKVKCDLQRPNCGRCEKSGLDCGGYDIKLRWSNPVKFDPYGTQLSTTPVGSLNDEPQYRRRNIEYVRYKEEYQYYEDMDEELTALHKPPSDKIANGETWIIKKFGVFKGIDSPAEPSKTKWRRLATQSKPPKDEEASNLYKSNVEARPFDFLEDDAFFMNFPSTNEWISKELRDDVLVSASALQEFPISGMPLSSGSVTSATPLEEEPNQKDVEDFEAGNNMTPSHGQNDEQVLQQALQVLLHRHIPFDTPVSSTDERIGSEEDTTPTFQEQIGIKRPILGSAMPRAAMEIVDSPIPDPKIFNSPDNKNPLLNLPTTGLHVHGLTRFLLDYYIENVAHLMTVVALETNPWKTLYFPRALQAVGDLAGLGYASNSRNSILNALLAIACFNVSSKFPRRTPEAQFFLNLGIEFRKQASTFLKRCMKTTIKNEKYKDVLTAMLSMNSIDVVWGTMSECQYHLTVCEDFIEARMKERPKISEKAKTLHRLFSFLKLIQDSTALDKVKEKEITIKDRQKGQSTGKSMTQSDNRNGFLSRWQAGDEITKHIRLFTEVLDESTGKIRMKHLKVPVDNPSGSVPKFKDYTGGKYIHTNQRSSKSNALNTDDLYGLPKSLISLFSDCVCLARHNEYYKRNSISNSQEFDDVCSNFEDELIHWKSEWQFCEKGSKEFINFTIEGVYHHTMSFYYGLVIYYSTMVRDLPHQHLQPYVAKVLHHLEALDVLVETKDVKIVPLFWQGFIAGCGSVDGKTQAGFRTWAAKLSTNGIGSYWGARQVMLEVWRRRENKMAEDNWYTVYRDWEMNLMLS; encoded by the coding sequence ATGTTCGATGAGGAAGCCCCGCAGCACATTACAGAACGCTCATATGTTCAAAAGGGCAAGAGGGCTAAGACTTTTACCGGTTGCTGGACTTGcagatcaagaaaggtTAAGTGTGATCTTCAAAGGCCAAATTGTGGAAGATGCGAAAAATCCGGCTTGGATTGCGGTGGTTATGACATCAAATTACGATGGTCGAACCCCGTTAAGTTTGATCCATATGGTACCCAGTTGAGTACAACACCTGTGGGTAGTTTGAATGATGAACCTCAGTATCGACGACGCAATATCGAATATGTAAGatacaaagaagaataccAATATTATGAGGATATGGATGAGGAACTCACCGCTCTGCACAAACCTCCCTCTGATAAAATAGCAAATGGGGAGACGTGGATCATAAAGAAATTTGGTGTTTTCAAAGGGATAGATAGCCCCGCCGAACCCTCCAAAACTAAATGGAGGCGATTGGCAACTCAATCAAAACCTCcaaaggatgaagaagcatcGAATTTGTACAAGAGCAATGTTGAGGCAAGACCGTTTGACTTCCTCGAAGACGACGCTTTTTTTATGAATTTTCCTTCCACTAATGAGTGGATCTCAAAAGAACTCAGGGACGATGTTTTAGTATCAGCCTCGGCTCTGCAAGAGTTTCCAATTAGTGGAATGCCATTGTCATCGGGGTCTGTTACGTCGGCGACTCCTCTCGAAGAGGAACCTAATCAAAAGGACGTGGAAGACTTTGAGGCGGGAAATAATATGACTCCCTCTCACGGCCAAAACGATGAACAGGTTTTGCAACAAGCTTTGCAAGTGCTATTGCATAGGCACATTCCTTTTGATACTCCAGTTTCTTCCACTGATGAACGCATCGGAAGTGAGGAGGACACAACGCCTACGTTCCAGGAACAAATAGGTATTAAGCGTCCAATACTTGGATCAGCTATGCCGAGAGCTGCTATGGAGATAGTAGATTCCCCAATACCTGAtcccaaaattttcaaCTCTCCAGACAATAAGAACCCATTATTAAACTTACCAACAACCGGCCTGCATGTACATGGCCTAACTAGGTTTTTATTGGACTATTATATCGAGAACGTCGCACATTTAATGACTGTTGTGGCTCTAGAAACGAATCCATGGAAAACTCTGTACTTCCCTCGCGCTTTGCAAGCAGTAGGTGACTTAGCTGGACTTGGTTACGCATCCAACTCCAGAAATTCCATACTTAATGCTCTCCTGGCCATTGCATGTTTTAATGTGAGTAGCAAGTTCCCGAGAAGAACACCGGAAGCTCAGTTCTTTCTCAACCTTGGCATAGAATTCAGGAAGCAAGCTTCGACCTTTCTGAAAAGGTGCATGAAAACAACAATCAAGAACGAGAAGTACAAGGATGTTTTGACAGCAATGCTGTCGATGAACTCCATAGACGTTGTTTGGGGTACCATGTCAGAGTGTCAGTATCATTTGACAGTCTGTGAGGATTTCATCGAGgcaagaatgaaagaaagACCTAAAATATCGGAGAAGGCAAAGACGCTTCATCGACTTTTCTCCTTCCTCAAGTTGATTCAGGATAGCACCGCTTTAGATAAAGTTAAGGAGAAGGAGATTACAATAAAAGATCGCCAGAAAGGTCAATCAACAGGTAAGAGTATGACGCAGAGTGATAACAGGAATGGTTTTCTCAGCCGATGGCAAGCTGGAGACGAGATAACCAAACATATCCGTTTGTTTACAGAGGTGCTAGATGAAAGCACTGGCAAAATCAGAATGAAGCATCTAAAGGTACCGGTCGATAATCCATCTGGAAGCGTTCCAAAATTTAAAGATTATACTGGCGGAAAGTACATTCATacaaatcaaagaagctcTAAGAGCAATGCATTAAATACAGATGACTTATACGGTCTGCCGAAATCGTTGATCTCATTATTTTCTGATTGTGTGTGTTTGGCAAGGCACAACGAGTACTACAAAAGGAACTCAATATCTAATTCTCAGGAATTTGATGACGTATGCTCGAACTTTGAGGATGAGCTAATTCACTGGAAATCAGAATGGCAGTTTTGTGAGAAGGGCAGCAAAGAATTTATTAACTTTACCATAGAGGGTGTCTATCATCACACCATGAGTTTTTACTATGGTTTAGTGATATACTACTCTACAATGGTAAGAGACTTACCTCATCAGCATTTGCAGCCATATGTGGCAAAAGTTCTTCACCATCTAGAAGCTTTAGACGTGCTGGTGGAGACCAAAGATGTGAAAATAGTGCCACTGTTTTGGCAGGGTTTCATAGCTGGGTGTGGAAGCGTGGATGGAAAGACCCAGGCTGGATTCAGAACTTGGGCCGCCAAACTGTCCACGAATGGGATTGGATCTTATTGGGGTGCGCGGCAAGTGATGCTTGAAGTTTGGAGGCGTAGGGAGAATAAAATGGCAGAAGATAATTGGTACACAGTTTATAGAGATTGGGAGATGAACCTCATGTTGTCGTAG